Genomic DNA from Planctomycetota bacterium:
CATTGATGAGGGATCAAACTTTAGAACAGGAACGAGAGCGCGACGATCGCGAACAGGGTCGCACCTTCGATGAGCGCGGCGAGGATCAGGCCGTTCTGGCCGACCGGGCCGGCCGCTTCGGGCTGACGGGCGATGGCGTCGACGGTGTGGGAGCCGATCGCACCGATGCCCTTACCAGCACCCATGATGACCAGGCCCAGGCCGATGCCTTTGCCGAGAACGCCGACGCCTTCGCCGCCGATTAGCTGACCGGCGACCGCACCGGCGGGCGCACCGAACGACTCGGTGACCGCGACGCAGAACACGGCGAAGATCGCCGCCACGATGGTGAATGTCTTTTGCGACATGGTGAGAAACTTTCTGGCCGGCATTTGGGGAACCGGTCCGACCCCTGCCCCGTGCGGTGAAGCATCATTAAGACTCTCGGGCCTCAACCCCTACTGGACGCCAACCCGCACCGCGTGCGTCAGAGTCTGTGGTTCGTGTGACAACTCGATCAGGTGGGCATGGCCTTGGGATCGTGCGGGTACGGGGCCGCCGGTCCCGGCTCGGCGGGAATCTCGTCGTTGGTGTAATCGAAGTCCGGCTCGTGGTGTGCGTGATCGTCGTGATGATGGGCGACCATTTGGCCAAGGAACAGGGCCGTGAGGAACGTGAAGATGTACGCCTGCAGGAAGGCGATGAAGAGTTCCAGGAACATGATCGCGACGGTGCCGATGAGCACGGGAATGCCGATGCCGATCGCCCCGACCGTGCCGCCGGCTCCACCGCCAAAGCCCTTGTAAGCCAAAGCGACGAAGCTGATGAGCACCGCCAGCAGGATGTGCCCGCCGGTCATATTCGCAAAGAGACGAATCATCAATGCCGCCGGCTTCACCAGCATCCCGACAAACTCGACCGGCACCATGATAATCCACATGAACCAAGGCGTGCCCGCGGTGAAGTGGGACGCCCACGCACTGAAGCCGACCGTCTTGATGCCGTTGTACGTCCAGAACACGAACGCGAACAAGGCGAGGACGAAGGTGACGCCGAGGTTGCTCGTCGCCGTGCCGTAGATCGAATACTCGATCCCGGGAATCACCATCAACGGCTTGGTCAGCACGTCAAGCGGCAGAAGGCCGAGCAGGTTGCAGAACAGGATGAAGAAGAACAGCGTCCACAGGAACGGCATGTACTTCGTCGTCTGATCGCCCAGCGCCGGCTTGGCGACATCGTCGCGTAGGTAGACGAGGATGACCTCGAAGAAGTTGCGCGTGCCGGTCGGGACCAACTCGCCCTGCCGGTACTTCTCCGTGATCTTCGGGAAGACCAGCAGCATCAGCACCGCCGCAACCGTCACCATGACCATGTGGTTGCTGAGGATGAAGTAGTTCCCGGCCTTGATGATCGCGTGGTCGATGACGTGGGTCAGCGGATTGTCGGCAGCGAGTGTCAGCGGAAGCATGATGAGGTTCGTTGATCGACTTGATTGAACGACTAGGAAGATGCGGCCGGTTGCTGGACGGCCTTGAAGTAACGCAGCCCCGCGGTGGTCTCGACCGCGAGAACGACGCCGTAGAAAATCATGGTCAACACGATCACCGGCACGCGGGGCATATCCATCGCCTTGATCGCGATGAAGATCCCGACGAAGAACACGAGCGCCCTACCCATGCCGACCGCGAGGAACATCGGCATCGCCTGGGTCACCGGTTGACGCAGGACGGCGATCATTGCGGGCGCGGTGACGATCACCGCGATCCACGCCACCGAAGCCGCCGCGATCCAACCGGCCCACCAACTGCCGCCAATGAGCAACGTCACGACCCCGGCCAGCGCCGTCATAACCGCCGTGGCCACGACCACCCGAACGGCCACCACCGTCGGACTGATCACTGGATTGGGCAGGGTCGCGGTCACTGGGGCGGGTCAGTTTTGGTTGATGCGTTGGAGTTGCAGGAACAACCGGTAAATGCCAAGCACGAAGCCGACGAACAGGCCGACAATCGTCAGCCAGGGCTCGATTCCGAGCCAGCCGTCGGCGAGATATCCAAGCCCCGTGAACAGGCCCACAAATATGGCCAGTTCAAGCCCAATGCCGGCAAGTGCCATCGGTGATCCGCTTTGTCTGGGGTCAGCCACGGGTACCTCCGGCTTCATTGTCACACCCGACATCGTGACAAATTTCACGAATGCCGACGTACTCACAATGTAGGTCTGCCGGCAGTCGAATCAAGTTGCGCTCTTTGGCCCGTGGCGGATGTTGGTCGCCGGGAGAAAATGCCGCATGATGGGGTGCTTTGGCACGCCGAACCCATCCATCGTGGTTGCTGCCGGTCCTGGCGGGATTGGCGACGTTGGTGGTGTTCCTGCCGGGCATCGGCTGGGGGCTGCCGAGTCGGGCGGATGATGCGTTTCTGTTCGGCGACCGGACGCCGTGGACAGGGCAGGAGATCGTCGAACTGGCCGGCGGGTTCGATGCGACCGGCAACCGTGGCGCGGATGTCGACGTGAATCCGCTGGCCTCGCGCGACGGTGTCGTCCTGAACGCGACCGACCAACAGCGGGCCGAGATCGTTCGGCGGTATCGCCTCTTCTCCGAACAACCCGACGAGTTCATCACGATGGCGTCGATCGCCGGCATGGCCCAGCGCGGCGATGCCGACCCCCGGCTCTACCAATACGGCGGCCTCTGGGTCTACCCCGTCGCCGCCCTGCTCGGCGTCACCAAGGTTACCGGCCTCGCCGTCGTCACCGGCGACGTCACGCACTATCTCGACCACCCCGCCGACTTCGGCCGGTTCTACGTCATCGCCCGGCTGTACTCCGCCGCATGGGGCGCGATCGGCGGTGCGCTGGTTTGGATCATCGTCCGGCGGATGAGCAACTGTCCGCTGGCAGCGCTGATCGGCGTGGCGACGTACGCGCTGTTGCCGGCGGTGGCGACGATGACGCATGAGGCCAAGCCACACATGGCCGCGACGGTGCTGATGCTGCTGACGTGCCTGCTGGCCGACAATTCCGTGCGCAATCCGACGCTCCGCAACGCCGTCCTCGTCGGCATCGCCGCCGGCGCCGCCGCGGGCATGCTCATCAGCGCGGTGCTCGTGTGGCTCGTGGTTCCCATGTTGCTGAGCCGCGTTGCCACGCAACGCTGGGGTCGCGAGATCGATGACGTGGCCGACCGAGAAACACCAGCGTTGCGTGGCAACGCGGCTTTCATCATCACATTGCTCGTTCTCCCGCCGC
This window encodes:
- a CDS encoding ATP synthase F0 subunit C; the protein is MGGEGVGVLGKGIGLGLVIMGAGKGIGAIGSHTVDAIARQPEAAGPVGQNGLILAALIEGATLFAIVALSFLF
- the atpB gene encoding F0F1 ATP synthase subunit A, with translation MLPLTLAADNPLTHVIDHAIIKAGNYFILSNHMVMVTVAAVLMLLVFPKITEKYRQGELVPTGTRNFFEVILVYLRDDVAKPALGDQTTKYMPFLWTLFFFILFCNLLGLLPLDVLTKPLMVIPGIEYSIYGTATSNLGVTFVLALFAFVFWTYNGIKTVGFSAWASHFTAGTPWFMWIIMVPVEFVGMLVKPAALMIRLFANMTGGHILLAVLISFVALAYKGFGGGAGGTVGAIGIGIPVLIGTVAIMFLELFIAFLQAYIFTFLTALFLGQMVAHHHDDHAHHEPDFDYTNDEIPAEPGPAAPYPHDPKAMPT
- a CDS encoding AtpZ/AtpI family protein, yielding MADPRQSGSPMALAGIGLELAIFVGLFTGLGYLADGWLGIEPWLTIVGLFVGFVLGIYRLFLQLQRINQN